In the genome of Triticum urartu cultivar G1812 chromosome 5, Tu2.1, whole genome shotgun sequence, one region contains:
- the LOC125506803 gene encoding nucleolin 2-like, with translation MELLAGLNHFDEILEEADGIILSRGNFGIDLPPEKKSALHKCNMAGKPAVVTHVVDSMTDNLRILRVATAQKKNQELDGSDSDSDYSSDEDKATKKPVAKKVVESSESSDSDSEEDTTAKPVKKNKESSDSSDSDSDSDSEEDTSAKTVSVKKEESSGSSDNDSDSDSDEPAKSTIPAKRLLTTEKKSEHSKDDSDDSSDESDEEPALKKPKEFLVFAFSSEDFGL, from the exons ATGGAGCTCCTTGCT GGCTTGAACCATTTTGATGAGATCCTGGAAGAAGCAGATGGTATAATTCTGTCAAGAGGAAACTTTGGAATTGATCTTCCACCTGAAAAG AAGTCTGCTCTGCACAAGTGCAACATGGCTGGAAAGCCTGCTGTTGTTACTCATGTTGTGGACAGTATGACGGACAACCTAAG AATTCTGCGGGTTGCTACTGCACAAAAGAAAAACCAGGAATTGGACGGCTCTGACAGCGATTCTGATTATTCATCAGATGAG GATAAGGCCACTAAAAAACCAGTAGCCAAGAAAGTGGTAGAATCCAGTGAAAGTTCTGATTCTGACTCTGAGGAG GATACCACTGCTAAACCAGTTAAGAAGAATAAAGAATCTAGTGATAGCTCAGATTCTGACTCAGATTCAGATTCTGAAGAA GATACCAGTGCTAAAACAGTTTCTGTAAAGAAAGAAGAATCTAGTGGTAGCTCAGATAATGACTCGGATTCCGATTCTGATGAA CCAGCAAAATCTACTATTCCTGCTAAGAGGCTTCTGACAACAGAGAAAAAGAGTGAACAT TCCAAGGATGATTCTGATGATAGTTCTGATGAGAGTGATGAAGAGCCTGCACTAAAGAAGCCTAAGGAATTTTTGGTGTTTGCTTTTTCGTCTGAAGATTTTGGTCTCTAA